The genomic segment CCTCGGCATCGCCGAATATCATGCCGAGGTGCTCCCCCAGGAGAAGGCGCAGGTGATTCGCGAACTACAGGGCAAAGGTTTTCGCGTCGCCATGGTGGGCGACGGGATCAACGATGCGCCCGCCCTCATGCAAGCCGACGTGGGCATCGCCATCGGCGCCGGCACCGACATCGCCATCGAGTCCGCCGACGTGGTGCTGGTGGGCGGGCGCTTGACCGCTGTGGTGGAGGCTTTCCACATCGGAAAAAGCTCTTATCGTAAGACGGTGCAGAACCTGGCGCTGGCCTTCTCGTTCAACGGCGTTGGCGTGCCTTTGGCTACGACGGGTTGGGTACATCCGGCGTGGGCGATGGTCGCCATGGCCGCCAGCGTTACGGCAGTGCTCGCCAACTCTTTCGCCGGGAGGCTGTTGCCCAAGAGGCGTGCGAAACGGCGCGCCGAGGCGAGTTTCACCGTGGCCAACCTGCACTGCGAGCACTGCGTGGAGGCCATTCGAGAAGCGCTGCTTGAGCTGGACGGCGTCGAAGAGGTTGCCGGCGATCCTGCCGCCAAGAGGATCACGGTGATCTACCGCGCCGAGGCGATCGGACCAGAGGGCATACGCCGGGCTATCCTGGCCCGAGGCTATGAGGCCGCTTGAACGTAAGGAATTCCAAGGATTGAAAGCTCAGGATTTTCTGGAGCGGAGGACTGAACGATGGCGCGCAACCTGATGGTCACTGCGCTGGTCGCCGTGCTCGTTGCCGGCTTTGTCCTGGCAGCGCGCTTCTACACGGGCACCGTCGTGCCTCCTGTGGATGGCTACCTGGAAGGCAAACGCATCCGCTTCATCCATACCGAAGCCTCCGACCCCGGCGTGGCGGCATTGCTTACGCGGATGAAGGGCTCGCCGGTCATCGTCGTTCCTTCTTTGGCGAAAGCACCCGAGGAGATGCTGGCCAATGTCTACGTGTTCAAAAACGGCGTTCCCGGCGGCGGGCCCTTCAAGTTCCAGCCCGATGTGTTCGACAATCCCCCCAACGGGAGCGGCTACAGCCCGCTGCGCGCGCTTAACCTCGTCACCTGGAAGGATGAGACAAGGGCGCGGGAGCTCAAAACTGCAAAGGAGGTGCAGGAAGCTGCGACCAAGGGCGAGATCGCGATCGAGCGACCGGGGGTGGTGATCAATATGCCGTTCCTCACCTGGCTGGGTGGGCGGCGGTGAGGGCAAATGGTTCCCGAATCCTCCCCGTTTTCTGGGATCAAGGCGCCCGGGACGGGAATGATGGCAGGCGGGACCGCCGAGGCTGTCTGGCGGAATTGAGGCAATGACGGGCGCGCTTGTTCGCGGCTTCCGGAACCCGTTTCGCCACCGGGCACGGGCAGCGGTGGTCGTTGCTTTGCTGTCCTTCGTCATCGGCTTGCTCGCCCTGATGATGCAGGCGAGCTTCGTGGCCCACCAGACCGTCGCGGAGATGGCAGGACGGGTGCGCACCCTCATCGAGCTCAGGGAGGCGGGTGCCTTCGGCACGGGGGGGTTCGGCAAAGACAAGCCGCTCGGGGAAGAGGATTTTACTGTCGACACCCTTGAGAAGGTGCTGCGCATCCCCCAGGCGCGGCATCTGGCCCGGGTGGATGAATACGTGTACCACCCGCAAATCGATCCTTCGAAAAAGAACGCCTATGCCATGGTGATCGGGCTCAAGCCAGGCGCGGCGCTACGAGCGATCGGCGAGATCGATTACGAGAACGCGCGCATCGTTGCCGGACGCACCTTCAAGCCCGAGGATGCCCAGGCGCGGGTGGCGGTGGTAGGGCGACTCTATGCTCGTCAGCGTCTGGGCGTGGACGAGCCCTCGAATTTTGTCCTCGCCAGCCGCCCGCTCGTGCTCGGTGGGCAGCCGTTCCAGGTGATCGGGGTCTACGCGACGGGGAACGACTTTGGCGACAACCACGTGTTCATCCCCCTCGAAACCTTCCGCGCAGTCTTCAATCCGGGCCGAAAGCTCTCCAAGATCTTTGTCACCGTGGACTCGGTCGCCCACGTGGAGCGCGTGGTCGAGGAGCTGAAGCGCCTGCTGCCGGAGGCGGATGTGGTAACCACGCCGGAGGCGGTGTCCACAGCCCGCACTACGCTGGGCGGCCTGGCAGCGGCAAGTACCTACGGCGCCGTGCTGCTGCTGGTGACGGGCGCGGTCCTCGTCATCTCGGTGATGGTGTTGAGCTTGCGTGAGCGTATCCAGGAAATCGGCACCCTTAAGGCCATCGGTGCCTCCAACGGGGAGATCGTGCTGCAGTTTGTGGCCGAGGCGGCAGCCGTCAGCGGGCTGGGCGGGCTGGGTGCGCTGCTTGCCACACCCCCTCTAGCGCGGCTCCTGCAGCGTGTCATCGACCTGCCGGTCGCTTTTGACGGGCAGGTGGTCGTTTTCGTGCTGGCTGGCGCCATCGGTTTCGCGGTCCTTGGCAGCCTTTACCCGGTGATCAAGGCGATCGGCTTGAGCCCGGTAGAAGCGATGCGGGGCACCTGATGGGGATGGTGCGCTACGGATTGCGCAACCTCGCGAGGGGCAAGCTCAGGCTCGCGGTGGTCACGGTTCTGCTCGCTTTTCCGCTCCTGTTGCTGC from the Pelomicrobium methylotrophicum genome contains:
- a CDS encoding DUF7482 domain-containing protein; translated protein: MARNLMVTALVAVLVAGFVLAARFYTGTVVPPVDGYLEGKRIRFIHTEASDPGVAALLTRMKGSPVIVVPSLAKAPEEMLANVYVFKNGVPGGGPFKFQPDVFDNPPNGSGYSPLRALNLVTWKDETRARELKTAKEVQEAATKGEIAIERPGVVINMPFLTWLGGRR
- a CDS encoding ABC transporter permease; amino-acid sequence: MTGALVRGFRNPFRHRARAAVVVALLSFVIGLLALMMQASFVAHQTVAEMAGRVRTLIELREAGAFGTGGFGKDKPLGEEDFTVDTLEKVLRIPQARHLARVDEYVYHPQIDPSKKNAYAMVIGLKPGAALRAIGEIDYENARIVAGRTFKPEDAQARVAVVGRLYARQRLGVDEPSNFVLASRPLVLGGQPFQVIGVYATGNDFGDNHVFIPLETFRAVFNPGRKLSKIFVTVDSVAHVERVVEELKRLLPEADVVTTPEAVSTARTTLGGLAAASTYGAVLLLVTGAVLVISVMVLSLRERIQEIGTLKAIGASNGEIVLQFVAEAAAVSGLGGLGALLATPPLARLLQRVIDLPVAFDGQVVVFVLAGAIGFAVLGSLYPVIKAIGLSPVEAMRGT